One window of the Paraburkholderia sp. PGU19 genome contains the following:
- the cydB gene encoding cytochrome d ubiquinol oxidase subunit II: MDYATLKVIWWVLIGALLIGFALTDGFDMGAAILLPFIGKTDGERRIVVNTVGATWEGNQVWLITAGGAMFAAWPLVYAASFSGFYFAMLLVLFALFFRPVGFDYRGKRDDPRWRNAWDWALFVGGFVPALVFGVAFGNLLQGVPFQFDQDLRVTYHGSFFELLNPFALLCGVVSVSMLTAHGAAFVKMKSDGVVARRASIALRIASLVAVALFLIGGVLIATLIGGYQITEPAPFDTVANPLLKNVIGAPGLWLTNYAMYPWMVAAPVAGVVGGVLALLLASSRFERSAFLSTSLMVIGVILTAGFSMFPFIMPSSLDGRSSLTVWDSTSSQMTLQIMLIAVIIFLPIVLIYTSWVYRVMRGKVTADAIEQNHHSMY, encoded by the coding sequence ATGGATTACGCAACCCTCAAAGTGATCTGGTGGGTGCTCATCGGCGCGCTGCTGATCGGCTTCGCACTCACCGACGGCTTCGATATGGGCGCAGCGATCCTGCTGCCGTTCATTGGCAAGACGGATGGGGAGCGGCGCATCGTCGTCAACACCGTCGGCGCGACGTGGGAGGGCAACCAGGTCTGGCTGATCACCGCCGGCGGCGCGATGTTCGCCGCGTGGCCGCTGGTGTATGCCGCGTCGTTCTCAGGCTTTTACTTCGCGATGCTGCTCGTGCTGTTCGCGCTGTTCTTCCGCCCGGTCGGCTTCGACTATCGCGGCAAGCGCGATGATCCGCGCTGGCGCAATGCGTGGGACTGGGCGCTGTTCGTCGGCGGCTTCGTGCCGGCTCTGGTGTTCGGCGTCGCGTTCGGCAATCTGTTGCAAGGCGTGCCGTTCCAGTTCGATCAGGATCTGCGCGTCACCTATCACGGCAGCTTCTTCGAGTTGCTCAATCCGTTCGCGCTATTGTGTGGCGTGGTGAGCGTGTCGATGCTCACCGCGCACGGCGCGGCGTTCGTCAAGATGAAGTCGGATGGCGTCGTCGCGCGGCGCGCATCGATTGCACTGCGCATTGCGTCGCTGGTCGCGGTGGCGCTGTTTCTGATCGGGGGCGTGCTGATCGCGACGCTTATCGGCGGCTATCAGATCACCGAGCCCGCGCCATTCGACACCGTCGCGAATCCGCTGCTGAAAAACGTGATCGGCGCGCCGGGTCTGTGGCTCACGAACTATGCGATGTATCCGTGGATGGTCGCGGCACCTGTCGCGGGCGTGGTCGGCGGCGTGCTCGCGCTCCTGCTGGCGAGCTCGCGCTTCGAGCGCAGCGCGTTTTTGTCGACGTCGCTGATGGTGATCGGCGTGATCCTGACGGCGGGCTTTTCGATGTTTCCGTTCATCATGCCGTCATCGCTCGATGGACGCAGCAGCCTCACCGTCTGGGATTCGACATCGAGCCAGATGACGCTGCAGATCATGCTGATCGCGGTGATCATCTTTCTGCCGATCGTGCTTATTTACACGAGCTGGGTGTATCGCGTGATGCGCGGCAAGGTGACGGCCGACGCGATCGAACAGAACCATCATTCGATGTACTGA
- the nagE gene encoding N-acetylglucosamine-specific PTS transporter subunit IIBC yields the protein MDGNPFLKIQRLGRALMLPIAVLPVAGLLLRLGQPDVFNIKMIADAGGAIFDNLPLLFAIGVAVGFAKDNNGVAALAGAIGYLIEVAVMKDINDKLNMGVLSGIIAGIVAGMLYNKYKDIKLPDYLAFFGGKRFVPIVTGVACLVLGIVFGYAWAPVQAAIDAAGHWLTTAGAVGAFVFGLLNRLLLVTGLHHILNSLAWFVFGSFTPPGGAAVTGDLHRFFAGDPTAGTFMTGFFPVMMFGLPAACLAMFHEAPKERRAMVGGLLFSMALTSFLTGVTEPIEFSFMFLAPVLYAIHAVLTGLSLAICSALGIKLGFTFSAGAIDYVLNYGLSTKGWEAIPIGIAYSIVYYGLFRFFIRKFNMATPGREAETPEVANESYASAGYVAPVEGAAAASGTRAQRYIAALGGAANLSVVDACTTRLRLSVVDSEKVSENELKSIGARGVLKRGGGNVQVIIGPEADMIADEIRTTIASGGAVAVSPAAVSAKPAAAASAPAAATGNGPLDPDPLRWLAVFGGATNVVSLEAVAATRLRIVVRDASAVDRQRLDTLSVAWVSTDTFHIVVGNDAQRYAQQLSTRLTATA from the coding sequence CCGTTTCTGAAGATTCAGCGGCTTGGCCGCGCACTGATGCTGCCGATCGCGGTTTTGCCCGTCGCCGGCCTGTTGCTGCGCCTCGGCCAGCCCGATGTATTCAACATCAAGATGATCGCCGACGCGGGCGGCGCGATCTTCGACAACCTGCCGCTTCTGTTCGCGATCGGCGTCGCTGTCGGCTTCGCGAAGGACAATAACGGCGTTGCGGCGCTGGCGGGCGCGATCGGTTATCTGATCGAAGTGGCCGTGATGAAGGACATCAACGACAAGCTCAACATGGGCGTGCTGTCGGGGATCATCGCCGGTATCGTCGCGGGGATGCTGTACAACAAGTACAAGGACATCAAGCTTCCCGACTACCTCGCGTTCTTCGGAGGCAAGCGCTTCGTGCCGATTGTCACGGGGGTGGCGTGTCTGGTGTTAGGTATCGTGTTCGGCTACGCGTGGGCGCCCGTTCAGGCGGCTATCGACGCGGCCGGCCACTGGCTGACGACGGCGGGCGCAGTCGGCGCGTTCGTGTTCGGCCTGCTGAACCGTCTGCTGCTGGTGACGGGTCTGCATCACATTCTGAACTCGCTCGCGTGGTTCGTGTTCGGCTCGTTCACGCCGCCGGGCGGCGCCGCTGTAACGGGCGATCTGCACCGCTTCTTCGCGGGCGATCCGACGGCGGGCACGTTCATGACGGGCTTCTTCCCGGTCATGATGTTCGGTCTGCCTGCAGCGTGTCTCGCGATGTTCCATGAGGCGCCGAAGGAGCGCCGCGCCATGGTCGGCGGCCTGCTGTTCTCGATGGCGCTGACGTCGTTCCTGACGGGCGTGACGGAGCCGATCGAATTCAGCTTCATGTTCCTCGCGCCTGTGCTGTACGCGATCCACGCGGTGCTGACGGGTCTGTCGCTCGCGATCTGCTCGGCGCTCGGCATCAAGCTCGGCTTCACGTTCTCGGCGGGTGCGATCGACTACGTGCTGAACTACGGCCTGTCGACGAAGGGCTGGGAAGCGATTCCCATCGGCATCGCGTACTCCATCGTCTACTACGGTCTGTTCCGCTTCTTCATCCGCAAGTTCAACATGGCGACGCCGGGCCGTGAGGCGGAGACGCCGGAAGTGGCCAACGAGTCGTATGCGTCTGCTGGTTACGTGGCGCCTGTCGAAGGTGCGGCGGCAGCGTCGGGCACGCGCGCGCAGCGCTATATCGCGGCGCTGGGCGGTGCGGCGAATCTGTCGGTGGTCGATGCTTGCACGACGCGTCTGCGTCTGTCGGTGGTGGATTCGGAGAAGGTGTCGGAGAACGAGCTGAAGTCGATCGGCGCGCGTGGTGTGTTGAAGCGCGGCGGCGGCAACGTGCAGGTGATCATCGGACCGGAAGCGGACATGATCGCCGACGAAATCCGTACGACGATCGCGAGCGGCGGTGCGGTGGCTGTTTCGCCTGCTGCTGTGTCGGCCAAGCCGGCTGCTGCCGCTTCGGCTCCCGCTGCGGCAACGGGCAACGGCCCGCTCGATCCGGACCCGCTGCGTTGGCTCGCCGTGTTCGGCGGCGCGACCAATGTCGTTTCGCTCGAGGCCGTCGCGGCGACGCGTCTGCGTATCGTCGTGCGCGATGCGTCGGCCGTCGATCGCCAGCGTCTCGACACGCTGAGCGTCGCGTGGGTGTCGACGGATACGTTCCACATCGTCGTCGGCAACGACGCGCAGCGTTACGCGCAGCAACTGTCGACGCGCCTGACGGCAACGGCCTGA
- the rpoH gene encoding RNA polymerase sigma factor RpoH, which produces MSNTLTLPSTLSPSSAKAAPAGALALSHASLLPGQLGNIDAYIQAVNRIPMLTPAEERQYATEYSEQNNLGSARKLVLSHLRLVVSIARNYLGYGLPHADLIQEGNIGLMKAVKRFDPTQNVRLVSYAMHWIKAEIHEYILRNWRMVKVATTKAQRKLFFNLRSHKQGLQSFTPDEIEGLAKELNVKREEVSEMETRLSGGDIALEGQVEDGEEAFAPIAYLADSHSEPTAVLAARQRDRLHSDGIASALESLDPRSRRIIEARWLHVEDDGSGGSTLHELADEFGVSAERIRQIEASAMKKMRTALAEFA; this is translated from the coding sequence GTGAGCAACACATTGACCCTTCCGAGTACTCTGAGCCCGTCATCGGCTAAGGCCGCTCCGGCAGGTGCACTGGCGCTCTCGCACGCTTCTCTGCTGCCCGGCCAGCTGGGCAATATCGACGCCTACATCCAGGCCGTGAACCGGATTCCGATGCTGACGCCGGCAGAAGAGCGCCAGTACGCCACCGAGTACAGCGAGCAGAACAACCTCGGCTCGGCGCGCAAGCTCGTCCTGTCGCATCTGCGACTGGTCGTGTCGATCGCGCGTAATTACCTTGGCTATGGTCTGCCGCACGCCGATCTGATCCAGGAAGGCAACATTGGCCTGATGAAGGCCGTGAAGCGCTTCGACCCGACGCAGAACGTGCGCCTCGTGTCCTATGCAATGCATTGGATCAAGGCCGAAATCCACGAGTACATCCTGCGCAACTGGCGCATGGTGAAAGTGGCGACGACCAAGGCGCAACGCAAGCTGTTCTTCAACCTGCGCAGCCACAAGCAAGGGTTGCAGTCGTTCACGCCAGACGAGATCGAGGGCCTGGCGAAAGAGCTGAACGTGAAGCGCGAGGAAGTGTCCGAGATGGAAACGCGGCTGTCGGGCGGCGATATCGCGCTCGAAGGCCAGGTCGAGGACGGCGAAGAAGCATTCGCCCCGATCGCCTATCTGGCCGATTCGCACAGCGAGCCGACAGCCGTGCTGGCCGCGCGTCAGCGTGACCGTCTGCATAGCGACGGCATCGCGAGCGCGCTGGAGTCGCTCGATCCACGCAGCCGCCGCATCATCGAAGCACGCTGGCTGCATGTGGAAGACGACGGTTCGGGCGGTTCGACGCTGCACGAACTGGCCGACGAGTTCGGCGTATCGGCTGAGCGGATTCGCCAGATCGAAGCAAGCGCGATGAAGAAAATGCGCACCGCGCTGGCCGAGTTCGCGTAA
- the leuA gene encoding 2-isopropylmalate synthase translates to MLRNPAEKYRPFPTVRLTGRKWPTRTIDRAPIWMSTDLRDGNQSLIEPMSIAQKTEFFEMLVAIGFKEIEVGFPSASQTDFDFVRKLIDEKRIPDDVTIEVLVQSRADLIARTFEALEGVPRAIVHLYNAIAPSFRKIVFGLSQEEVKALAVEGTRIIREHADARPQTHWTYQYSPETFSMTELPFAREVCDAVAQTWRPTRDHKMIVNLPATVEAATPNVYADQIEWMDRNLGYRDSIVLSVHPHNDRGTAVAAAELALMAGADRIEGCLFGNGERTGNVDIVTLAMNLYTQGIDPGLDFSDIDAVRRVVERCNQIPVHPRHPYAGDLVYTAFSGSHQDAIRKGFAQQQPDAVWEVPYLPIDPADVGRSYDAVIRVNSQSGKGGATYLVERGMGFVLPRRVQIEFSHAVQTVADQSGEEVTGDAICTLFAREYFEADGPAQRVNGSTVRWNKREIAVPATAAASVDGHEAYAKAVAQEMAAASKQTIEITSFETARTTDGRTVVFVASRVGEQPMRHGIGVAEDEMTAVVDAVVSGVNRAGWAAVDRRVAA, encoded by the coding sequence ATGTTGCGCAACCCTGCCGAGAAGTACCGCCCCTTCCCCACCGTCCGTTTGACCGGCCGCAAGTGGCCCACCCGCACGATCGACCGCGCGCCGATCTGGATGAGCACCGACTTGCGTGACGGCAACCAGTCGCTGATCGAGCCGATGAGCATCGCGCAGAAGACAGAGTTCTTCGAGATGCTCGTCGCGATCGGCTTCAAGGAGATCGAAGTCGGTTTTCCGTCGGCGTCGCAAACCGACTTCGATTTCGTCCGCAAGCTGATCGACGAAAAGCGGATTCCTGACGACGTGACGATCGAAGTGCTCGTGCAGTCGCGCGCCGACCTGATTGCGCGCACGTTCGAGGCGCTCGAAGGCGTGCCGCGCGCGATCGTCCATCTGTACAACGCGATCGCGCCGTCGTTCCGCAAGATCGTGTTCGGGCTGTCGCAGGAAGAGGTGAAGGCGCTGGCAGTGGAAGGCACGCGGATCATCCGCGAACATGCCGATGCCCGTCCGCAGACGCACTGGACCTACCAGTATTCGCCCGAAACCTTCAGCATGACCGAGTTGCCGTTCGCGCGCGAGGTCTGCGACGCCGTCGCGCAGACGTGGCGCCCGACGCGCGATCACAAGATGATCGTCAATCTGCCCGCCACCGTCGAAGCCGCGACGCCGAACGTGTACGCCGATCAGATCGAATGGATGGACCGCAATCTCGGCTATCGCGACAGCATCGTGTTGTCGGTGCATCCGCATAACGACCGCGGCACGGCCGTCGCCGCAGCCGAACTCGCGTTGATGGCGGGCGCGGACCGCATCGAAGGGTGTCTGTTCGGCAATGGCGAGCGCACGGGCAACGTCGATATCGTGACGCTCGCGATGAACCTCTACACGCAAGGCATCGACCCCGGCCTCGATTTCTCGGACATCGACGCCGTGCGCCGCGTAGTCGAGCGCTGTAACCAGATTCCCGTGCATCCGCGTCATCCATATGCAGGTGACCTCGTCTACACGGCGTTTTCCGGCTCGCATCAGGACGCGATCCGCAAGGGCTTCGCGCAGCAACAGCCCGACGCCGTCTGGGAAGTGCCGTATCTGCCCATCGATCCCGCCGACGTCGGCCGCAGCTACGACGCCGTGATCCGCGTGAACAGCCAGTCGGGCAAGGGCGGCGCGACGTATCTGGTCGAGCGCGGCATGGGCTTCGTATTGCCGCGGCGCGTGCAGATCGAATTCAGCCACGCGGTGCAGACGGTGGCGGATCAGTCAGGCGAGGAAGTGACGGGCGACGCGATCTGCACGCTCTTTGCCCGCGAATACTTCGAGGCGGACGGTCCGGCGCAGCGCGTGAACGGATCGACGGTGCGCTGGAACAAGCGCGAGATTGCCGTCCCCGCGACGGCGGCGGCGAGCGTCGACGGTCATGAGGCGTATGCGAAGGCGGTCGCGCAGGAAATGGCGGCAGCTTCGAAGCAAACCATCGAAATTACATCGTTCGAGACGGCGCGCACCACGGACGGCCGCACGGTCGTGTTCGTCGCCAGCCGCGTCGGCGAGCAGCCGATGCGTCACGGCATCGGCGTAGCGGAGGACGAAATGACGGCCGTCGTCGATGCCGTCGTCAGTGGCGTCAATCGTGCGGGTTGGGCGGCTGTCGACCGGCGCGTCGCGGCGTAA
- a CDS encoding cytochrome ubiquinol oxidase subunit I, protein MPASDVVDLSRLQFAVTALYHFLFVPLTLGLSWLLVIMESVYVMTGKPIYKDMTQFWGKLFGINFAMGVTTGLTLEFQFGTNWSYYSHYVGDIFGVPLAVEGLMAFFLESTFVGLFFFGWNRLSRIQHLMVTFLVALGSNLSALWILIANGWMNNPVGAEFNYETMRMELSSLFAVIFNPVAQVKFVHTVSAGYVTASMFVLGLSSWYLLKRRDIDFALRSFAVAAGFGLASTLCVIVLGDESGYTTGEVQRMKLAAIESEWETAPPPAPFTIIGIPNQQAERTDYALRVPYALGIIATRSLDEPVIGLKELMARNEARIRNGMLAYGALQKIKQGDASDATHAAFDQHKQDLGYGLLLKQFTPNVTDASAEQIKQAAKKTVPPVLPVFWSFRLMVGLGILFLATFVLAFFFCAQRSLLRDNRRWFLRWAVWAIPLPWLAAEFGWIVAEVGRQPWTIAGILPTSLSASSLTAGDLYLSLAGFVVFYTALFIIEITLMFKYARLGPSSLHTGRYHHEQTAKPAVGANTAA, encoded by the coding sequence ATGCCCGCTAGCGACGTCGTCGATCTCTCTCGCCTGCAATTCGCCGTCACGGCGCTGTATCACTTCCTGTTCGTGCCGCTGACGCTCGGCCTGTCGTGGTTGCTCGTCATCATGGAAAGCGTCTACGTGATGACCGGCAAGCCGATCTACAAGGACATGACGCAGTTCTGGGGCAAACTGTTCGGCATCAACTTCGCGATGGGCGTCACCACGGGTCTCACGCTGGAGTTCCAGTTCGGCACCAACTGGTCGTACTACTCGCACTACGTCGGCGATATTTTCGGCGTGCCGCTCGCAGTCGAAGGGCTGATGGCGTTCTTTCTCGAATCGACGTTTGTCGGGCTGTTTTTCTTCGGCTGGAACCGGCTGTCGCGCATCCAGCATCTGATGGTCACGTTCCTCGTCGCGCTCGGCTCGAACCTGTCCGCGCTGTGGATCCTGATCGCGAACGGCTGGATGAACAACCCGGTCGGCGCTGAGTTCAACTACGAAACCATGCGCATGGAGCTGTCGAGCCTGTTCGCGGTGATCTTCAATCCCGTTGCGCAGGTGAAGTTCGTGCATACGGTGTCGGCGGGTTACGTGACGGCGTCGATGTTCGTGCTCGGGCTATCGTCGTGGTATCTGCTCAAGCGCCGCGACATCGACTTCGCGCTGCGCTCGTTCGCCGTCGCGGCCGGCTTCGGGCTGGCGTCCACCTTGTGCGTGATCGTGCTCGGCGACGAATCGGGCTACACCACGGGCGAAGTGCAGCGCATGAAGCTCGCCGCGATCGAATCCGAATGGGAGACCGCGCCGCCGCCCGCGCCGTTCACGATTATCGGCATTCCGAACCAGCAGGCGGAGCGCACCGACTACGCGTTGCGCGTGCCCTACGCGCTTGGCATCATCGCGACGCGTTCGCTCGACGAGCCTGTCATTGGTCTGAAAGAACTGATGGCGCGCAACGAGGCGCGCATCCGCAACGGCATGCTTGCGTATGGCGCGCTGCAAAAGATCAAGCAAGGCGACGCGAGCGACGCCACGCATGCTGCCTTCGACCAGCACAAGCAGGACCTCGGCTACGGCCTGTTGCTCAAGCAGTTCACGCCGAACGTCACCGACGCCTCCGCCGAGCAGATCAAACAGGCCGCGAAGAAAACCGTGCCGCCCGTTCTGCCCGTGTTCTGGTCGTTCCGGCTGATGGTCGGCCTGGGCATCCTGTTCCTCGCGACCTTCGTGCTCGCGTTCTTCTTCTGCGCGCAACGCTCGCTGCTGCGCGACAACCGCCGCTGGTTCCTGCGCTGGGCCGTGTGGGCGATTCCGCTGCCGTGGCTCGCGGCGGAGTTCGGCTGGATCGTCGCGGAAGTCGGGCGCCAGCCGTGGACCATCGCCGGCATTCTGCCGACTTCGCTATCGGCGTCGAGCCTGACAGCGGGCGATCTGTATCTGAGCCTCGCGGGCTTCGTCGTGTTCTACACCGCGCTTTTCATCATCGAGATCACGCTGATGTTCAAGTACGCGCGGTTGGGTCCTTCGTCGCTGCATACAGGGCGCTACCACCACGAGCAGACCGCGAAGCCGGCGGTTGGCGCGAACACGGCTGCATGA
- the ybiB gene encoding DNA-binding protein YbiB, whose product MTDLTDTTPFPCARFIKEIGRGPNGARALTPEDMHALYSAMLDGRVSDLELGAILLAYRVKGESADELAAMLAAAHASFAPVNVKHGEYQAVSIPSYNGARKQPNLVPLLALLLAREGVPVLVHGVTEDPGRVTSAEIFAHLNLAPAQTHADIETSLANQRIAFAPISTLAPKLARLLALRRRMGVRNSTHTLVKILQPFAPAGLRLVNYTHPPYRESLTQLFVSHPDMAVGGALLARGTEGEAVADTRRQVQIDWLHDGICETRVSAERSSPDAPEVDLPEGRDAPTTAAWIAAVLDGEAPVPAAITRQVELIVEIARKAA is encoded by the coding sequence ATTCATCAAGGAAATCGGCCGCGGCCCCAACGGCGCGCGCGCGCTCACGCCGGAGGACATGCACGCGCTCTATAGCGCGATGCTCGACGGCCGCGTATCCGACCTGGAGCTGGGCGCGATCCTGCTCGCGTACCGCGTGAAAGGGGAATCCGCCGACGAGCTGGCCGCGATGCTCGCCGCCGCCCACGCTTCGTTCGCGCCCGTCAACGTGAAGCACGGTGAGTATCAGGCCGTGTCGATTCCGAGTTACAACGGCGCACGCAAGCAGCCGAACCTCGTGCCGCTGCTGGCGCTACTGCTCGCGCGCGAAGGCGTGCCCGTGCTGGTGCACGGCGTCACGGAAGATCCCGGCCGCGTGACGAGCGCCGAAATCTTCGCGCATCTGAACCTCGCGCCCGCGCAGACGCACGCGGATATCGAAACGAGCCTCGCAAACCAGCGGATCGCGTTCGCGCCCATTAGCACGCTCGCGCCGAAGCTGGCGCGGCTGCTGGCACTGCGTCGGCGGATGGGCGTGCGCAATTCGACGCACACGCTCGTGAAGATTCTCCAGCCTTTCGCGCCGGCGGGCCTGCGGCTCGTGAACTACACGCATCCGCCTTATCGCGAGAGCCTGACACAGTTGTTCGTCTCGCATCCCGACATGGCTGTCGGCGGCGCGCTGCTTGCGCGCGGCACCGAAGGCGAAGCCGTCGCCGATACACGCCGCCAGGTGCAGATCGACTGGCTGCATGACGGCATCTGCGAGACACGCGTCTCGGCCGAACGCTCGTCGCCGGATGCGCCCGAGGTCGACTTGCCCGAAGGCCGCGACGCGCCGACCACGGCTGCGTGGATCGCCGCCGTGCTGGACGGCGAAGCGCCCGTGCCGGCCGCCATCACGCGGCAGGTCGAACTGATCGTCGAAATCGCGCGGAAGGCCGCCTGA
- a CDS encoding nuclear transport factor 2 family protein — translation MPAKVIEAIRGLERDRFRAMVEGNGPQLDALLSDNVIYVHTNGKRESKQQFIDAITAGRRRYRQIEVQSQDVLPVGRETCVVTGRALIEMEANSGALLFPIAYMAIQAQEDGKWQLIAWQATRCAIE, via the coding sequence ATGCCGGCAAAAGTGATCGAAGCGATTCGCGGGCTCGAGCGCGATCGATTTCGCGCGATGGTGGAAGGAAACGGACCGCAGCTCGACGCGCTGCTGTCGGATAACGTCATTTACGTCCACACGAACGGCAAGCGCGAGTCGAAGCAGCAGTTCATCGACGCCATTACGGCCGGGCGCCGCCGCTACCGCCAGATCGAGGTGCAGTCGCAGGACGTGTTGCCTGTCGGACGCGAGACCTGCGTCGTCACGGGGCGCGCGCTGATCGAGATGGAAGCGAATAGCGGCGCGCTGCTCTTTCCGATCGCCTACATGGCGATTCAGGCGCAGGAAGACGGCAAGTGGCAGCTGATCGCGTGGCAGGCGACGCGTTGCGCAATCGAGTGA
- a CDS encoding acyloxyacyl hydrolase, with protein MEKKNNPMSNLALKCVVAAALVGVSSLASADQFGVQIAGGLADHHVHKLDLGFVWDPNLTWWEIGDWHFALIGEAHAAWWHTDEGNDHDNIGEFGVTPVVRFIKGSGAIRPFIEAGIGVRVLTHPSIASSYTLSSAFQFADMVGVGAQFGSRQQYQFGYRFQHISNASIKEPNPGINFQQIYVQYNF; from the coding sequence ATGGAAAAAAAGAACAACCCCATGTCTAATCTGGCACTCAAATGCGTCGTCGCCGCAGCGCTTGTCGGCGTATCGAGTCTGGCTTCTGCGGACCAGTTCGGCGTTCAGATCGCGGGCGGTCTCGCCGATCACCACGTTCACAAGCTCGATCTTGGCTTCGTCTGGGACCCGAATCTGACCTGGTGGGAAATCGGCGACTGGCATTTCGCGCTGATCGGCGAGGCGCACGCCGCGTGGTGGCATACGGACGAAGGCAACGATCACGACAATATCGGTGAATTCGGCGTGACGCCGGTCGTGCGGTTCATCAAGGGCTCGGGCGCGATCCGCCCGTTCATCGAGGCGGGCATTGGTGTACGGGTTTTGACCCATCCGAGCATCGCGTCGAGTTACACGCTCAGTTCCGCGTTCCAGTTCGCCGACATGGTGGGCGTCGGCGCGCAATTCGGCTCGCGTCAGCAGTACCAATTTGGCTACCGCTTTCAGCACATCTCCAATGCAAGTATCAAAGAGCCGAATCCTGGTATAAATTTCCAGCAGATTTACGTGCAGTACAACTTCTGA
- the cydP gene encoding cytochrome oxidase putative small subunit CydP codes for MAITLNHRNATRRTLSGRIVAWARGPTFARDILIVLAIKFALLFALKFAFFNHPQAQNMSLPPAQVAQALLSVPASVPSPPSTQGVNHAR; via the coding sequence ATGGCCATAACGCTCAATCACAGGAATGCCACCCGCCGCACGCTCTCCGGCCGCATCGTCGCGTGGGCTCGCGGTCCGACCTTCGCCCGCGACATCCTGATCGTGCTCGCGATCAAATTCGCGCTTCTGTTCGCGCTCAAGTTCGCGTTCTTCAATCACCCGCAGGCGCAGAACATGTCGTTGCCGCCTGCGCAGGTCGCTCAGGCGCTGCTGTCGGTGCCCGCATCCGTCCCATCGCCGCCCTCGACTCAAGGTGTCAACCATGCCCGCTAG